A single region of the Glycine max cultivar Williams 82 chromosome 20, Glycine_max_v4.0, whole genome shotgun sequence genome encodes:
- the LOC100794976 gene encoding signal peptide peptidase-like 1-like isoform X1 — MMESLWKLLYLLEPAPVTLITTAVAVTFGAAFRALNYGKEMERNRDFSEASITLDRSQALMIPVMSSFSLLLMFYLFSSVSQLLTAFTAVASASSLFFCLSPYAAYLKAQFGLADPFVSRCCSKSFTRIQAILLLVCSFTVAAWLVSGHWILNNLLGISICVAFVSHVRLPNIKICAMLLLCLFVYDIFWVFFSERFFGANVMVSVATQQASNPVHTVANSIGLPGLQLITKKLELPVKIVFPRNLLGGVVPGENATDFMMLGLGDMAIPGMLLALVLCFDYRKSRDTVNLLELHSSKGHKYIWYALPGYAIGLVTALAAGVLTHSPQPALLYLVPSTLGPVVVISWMKRELLELWEGNTPNLNDKDREIEV; from the exons ATGATGGAATCCCTTTGGAAGCTTTTGTATTTGCTGGAGCCTGCGCCTGTCACACTTATCACTACAGCTGTGGCTGTGACATTTGGTGCTGCTTTTCGAGCTCTAAACTATGGGAAAGAAATGGAGCGTAATCGGGACTTCTCTGAAGCATCGATTACATTGGATAGGTCTCAGGCATTGATGATCCCAGTGATGAGCTCTTTTAGCTTGCTTTTGATGTTCTACTTGTTCTCATCTGTCTCACAGCTTCTCACTGCATTCACTGCTGTTGCTTCTGCGTCCTCCCTTTTCTTCTGCTTGTCTCCTTATGCTGCCTATTTGAAGGCACAGTTTGGTTTAGCTGATCCATTTGTTTCACGCTGTTGTTCAAAATCTTTCACACGTATCCAAGCAATACTATTGTTAGTGTGCTCTTTCACGGTGGCTGCTTGGCTTGTTTCTGGTCATTGGATACTGAACAATTTGTTAGGCATATCTATATGCGTCGCGTTTGTAAGCCATGTGCGTCTCCCAAACATCAAAATTTGTGCAATGCTCCTTCTTTGTCTATTCGTGTATGACATTTTTTGGGTTTTCTTCTCTGAAAGATTTTTTGGTGCAAATGTCATGGTATCGGTGGCAACACAACAAGCATCAAATCCTGTGCACACCGTTGCCAATAGTATCGGTCTTCCTGGGTTGCAACTGATAACTAAGAAATTAGAGTTGCCTGTAAAGATTGTTTTTCCTAGAAATTTGTTGGGTGGTGTTGTTCCTGGAGAGAATGCGACAGACTTCATGATGCTTGGTTTAGGAGACATG GCTATCCCAGGCATGCTACTGGCTTTAGTCCTCTGCTTTGATTATCGCAAGAGCAGGGATACAGTAAATCTCTTAGAGTTACATTCCTCAAAGGGGCACAAATACATATGGTATGCGCTACCCGGGTATGCCATTGGCCTGGTAACTGCTTTGGCTGCTGGTGTCTTGACTCACTCACCTCAACCTGCACTTCTTTATCTG GTGCCTTCTACTTTGGGACCTGTAGTTGTGATCTCTTGGATGAAAAGGGAACTACTTGAGTTGTGGGAAGGAAACACCCCAAATCTCAATGATAAAGATCGCGAAATAGAAGTTTAG
- the LOC100785821 gene encoding protein NLP6 isoform X1: MPESEEENQDYVPRSKPSEEAGGGCTMDFDLDLETSWPLDHMAFGSNPMSPFLFSTSSDQPYSPLWAFSDGEDPKLPASAFSDCHKIFSCDSNSIAEKPVENDDNKKLLPPLVPISPVENLDGYCVIKERMTQALRYFKELTELNVLAQVWAPVKNGNRYVLTTSGQPFVLDPHSNGLYQYRTVSLMYMFSVDGENDGSLGLPGRVFQQKLPEWTPNVLYYSSKEYPRRDHAQHYNVRGTLALPVFEPSIQSCVGVLELIMTSQKINYAPEVDKICKALETVNLRSSEILDHPHTQICNEGRQNALSEILEILTVVCETHNLPLAQTWIPCKHRSVLAQGGGVKKSCSSFDGRCMGKVCMSTTDIAFYIIDAHLWGFREACVEHHLQQGQGVAGRAFLSHGMCFCSNITQFYKTDYPLVHYALMFGLTSCFAICLRSSHTGNDDYVLEFFLPPRITHIHEQKTLLGSILAIMKQHFQSLHIASGVEPEDGSIEIIEATIERVHTRLESIPIASSIKSPPRPDTSPNMGEEVPQDPSEQQILMYCNDINNGGSLGENAARNIDHMPSLETKNINKPLERKRGKTEKSISLEVLQRYFAGSLKDAAKSLGVCPTTMKRICRQHGISRWPSRKINKVNRSLSKLKRVIESVQGAEGAFGLNSLSKSPLPIAVGSFPEPSTPNKFSLPASLSINPSEPQIKENELNASKALETNSQAVMEEDRLLGGRTPHLEKVINDKGRHTREVGKEPKRTRTGSGSSEDSTNPTSHGSCHDSPPNESSPVKNIFITSNNDQCAGLKRSPESTLQLTTNTPNRPAAYPMPDFVAAELQEPFGGMLIEDAGSSKDLRNLCPSVAETILEDMVPEACGTNIPGPDLSPKQSMGTPNKAVTPFVAMKEMKTVTIKATYREDIIRFRVSLTCGIVELKEEVAKRLKLEVGTFEIKYLDDDHEWVLIACDADLQECMDVSRSSGSKIIRVLVHDITSNLGSSCESSGE, translated from the exons ATGCCAGAATCTGAGGAAGAAAACCAAGACTATGTTCCCAGGTCAAAGCCATCAGAGGAAGCTGGTGGTGGCTGCACCATGGACTTCGATCTGGACTTAGAAACTTCATGGCCTTTGGATCACATGGCCTTTGGCTCCAACCCCATGTCACCTTTTTTGTTCTCCACTTCCTCTGACCAACCTTACTCTCCCCTTTGGGCTTTCTCTGATGGAGAAGACCCCAAGCTTCCAGCTTCTGCCTTCTCTGATTGCCACAAGATCTTCTCTT GTGATTCAAATTCAATAGCTGAAAAGCCAGTGGagaatgatgacaacaaaaaacTTTTGCCACCACTTGTTCCTATTTCACCAGTGGAAAATTTGGATGGTTATTGTGTAATCAAGGAAAGGATGACACAAGCACTTCGTTACTTCAAAGAGTTGACTGAATTGAATGTTCTGGCTCAAGTTTGGGCACCTGTGAAGAATGGTAATCGGTATGTGCTTACAACTTCAGGTCAACCCTTTGTTCTTGATCCACATAGTAATGGGCTCTATCAGTATAGAACGGTCTCTCTGATGTACATGTTTTCTGTGGATGGAGAGAATGATGGAAGTTTGGGACTCCCTGGTCGGGTTTTTCAGCAGAAATTACCGGAATGGACTCCCAATGTTTTGTATTATTCTAGTAAAGAGTATCCACGCCGAGATCATGCTCAACATTACAATGTTCGTGGAACGTTGGCTTTGCCTGTGTTTGAACCTTCAATACAGTCATGTGTTGGTGTATTGGAGTTGATAATGACTTCACAGAAAATTAACTATGCTCCCGAGGTTGATAAAATCTGCAAAGCCCTTGAG ACAGTAAATTTGAGGAGTTCGGAAATTTTGGATCATCCACACACTCAG ATTTGTAATGAAGGTCGTCAGAATGCATTATCAGAGATCTTGGAGATATTGACAGTGGTATGTGAAACTCACAATTTACCTCTGGCCCAGACATGGATTCCCTGTAAGCATCGAAGTGTTTTGGCCCAAGGTGGTGGTGTAAAGAAAAGTTGTTCTAGTTTTGATGGTAGATGCATGGGGAAAGTTTGCATGTCTACAACTGACATAGCATTTTATATTATAGATGCTCATTTATGGGGTTTTCGTGAGGCCTGTGTTGAGCATCACTTACAACAAGGTCAAGGGGTTGCTGGGAGGGCTTTTTTGTCCCACGGCATGTGCTTCTGTTCAAACATTACCCAATTCTACAAAACTGATTACCCCTTAGTTCATTATGCTCTCATGTTTGGGTTAACAAGCTGTTTTGCAATATGTTTACGAAGCTCTCATACAGGAAATGATGATTATGTATTAGAGTTTTTTCTGCCTCCTAGAATAACAcacattcatgaacaaaagaCTTTGTTGGGATCCATATTGGCAATAATGAAACAGCATTTCCAGAGTCTTCATATTGCTTCTGGTGTAGAACCTGAGGATGGTTCAATTGAAATTATTGAAGCAACAATCGAAAGAGTTCATACGAGGCTTGAATCTATTCCTATTGCTTCATCTATTAAATCACCACCTAGACCTGATACCTCACCAAACATGGGGGAGGAAGTGCCACAGGATCCATCAGAACAACAAATATTGATGTACTGTAATGACATCAATAATGGAGGGAGTCTTGGTGAAAATGCAGCCAGAAACATTGATCACATGCCCTCCttagagactaaaaacataaataaacccTTAGAGAGGAAACGTGGAAAAACTGAGAAATCAATTAGTCTTGAAGTCTTGCAACGTTATTTTGCTGGGAGTCTAAAAGATGCTGCAAAGAGCCTTGGTG TTTGCCCTACCACAATGAAGCGCATCTGCAGGCAGCATGGGATATCCCGTTGGCCATCTAGAAAGATCAACAAGGTTAACCGTTCCCTGTCGAAGCTCAAGCGTGTTATTGAATCTGTCCAAGGTGCTGAAGGAGCATTTGGTTTGAATTCTCTGAGCAAAAGTCCACTTCCCATTGCTGTTGGTTCCTTTCCTGAGCCTTCTACTCCAAACAAGTTCAGCCTGCCAGCCTCATTAAGTATTAATCCATCAGAGCCTCAGATCAAAGAGAATGAATTGAATGCCTCCAAAGCATTAGAAACAAACAGTCAGGCTGTAATGGAAGAAGATCGATTGCTAGGAGGCAGGACACCACATCTTGAGAAAGTAATTAACGATAAAGGTAGGCATACTCGAGAGGTTGGGAAAGAACCAAAGAGGACTAGAACTGGGAGTGGCTCAAGTGAGGATAGCACAAATCCTACTTCTCATGGTTCATGCCATGACAGTCCCCCAAATGAAAGTTCACCGGTGAAGAATATATTCATTACTTCCAATAATGATCAATGTGCTGGGCTAAAGAGATCACCAGAGTCAACATTGCAGCTAACTACTAATACGCCAAACCGGCCAGCTGCTTACCCTATGCCCGACTTTGTGGCCGCAGAACTTCAAGAGCCATTTGGTGGGATGCTAATAGAGGATGCTGGTAGTTCTAAAGACTTAAGAAATTTGTGTCCTTCAGTAGCTGAGACCATTTTGGAGGATATGGTTCCAGAAGCTTGTGGGACTAATATTCCAGGTCCAGATTTGTCTCCTAAGCAAAGCATGGGTACTCCTAACAAAGCAGTGACACCTTTTGTAGCTATGAAAGAAATGAAGACAGTGACAATCAAGGCAACATACAGAGAAGATATCATAAGATTTCGGGTCTCGTTGACCTGTGGCATTGTTGAACTGAAAGAAGAAGTTGCCAAAAGATTGAAACTAGAGGTGGGTACATTTGAAATCAAGTACCTGGATGATGATCACGAATGGGTTTTGATAGCCTGTGATGCAGACCTACAGGAGTGCATGGATGTTTCAAGATCATCAGGAAGCAAAATAATCAGGGTTTTGGTGCATGACATAACTTCAAATCTTGGAAGCTCATGCGAGAGCTCGGGGGAGTGA
- the LOC100785821 gene encoding protein NLP6 isoform X2 produces the protein MPESEEENQDYVPRSKPSEEAGGGCTMDFDLDLETSWPLDHMAFGSNPMSPFLFSTSSDQPYSPLWAFSDGEDPKLPASAFSDCHKIFSSEKPVENDDNKKLLPPLVPISPVENLDGYCVIKERMTQALRYFKELTELNVLAQVWAPVKNGNRYVLTTSGQPFVLDPHSNGLYQYRTVSLMYMFSVDGENDGSLGLPGRVFQQKLPEWTPNVLYYSSKEYPRRDHAQHYNVRGTLALPVFEPSIQSCVGVLELIMTSQKINYAPEVDKICKALETVNLRSSEILDHPHTQICNEGRQNALSEILEILTVVCETHNLPLAQTWIPCKHRSVLAQGGGVKKSCSSFDGRCMGKVCMSTTDIAFYIIDAHLWGFREACVEHHLQQGQGVAGRAFLSHGMCFCSNITQFYKTDYPLVHYALMFGLTSCFAICLRSSHTGNDDYVLEFFLPPRITHIHEQKTLLGSILAIMKQHFQSLHIASGVEPEDGSIEIIEATIERVHTRLESIPIASSIKSPPRPDTSPNMGEEVPQDPSEQQILMYCNDINNGGSLGENAARNIDHMPSLETKNINKPLERKRGKTEKSISLEVLQRYFAGSLKDAAKSLGVCPTTMKRICRQHGISRWPSRKINKVNRSLSKLKRVIESVQGAEGAFGLNSLSKSPLPIAVGSFPEPSTPNKFSLPASLSINPSEPQIKENELNASKALETNSQAVMEEDRLLGGRTPHLEKVINDKGRHTREVGKEPKRTRTGSGSSEDSTNPTSHGSCHDSPPNESSPVKNIFITSNNDQCAGLKRSPESTLQLTTNTPNRPAAYPMPDFVAAELQEPFGGMLIEDAGSSKDLRNLCPSVAETILEDMVPEACGTNIPGPDLSPKQSMGTPNKAVTPFVAMKEMKTVTIKATYREDIIRFRVSLTCGIVELKEEVAKRLKLEVGTFEIKYLDDDHEWVLIACDADLQECMDVSRSSGSKIIRVLVHDITSNLGSSCESSGE, from the exons ATGCCAGAATCTGAGGAAGAAAACCAAGACTATGTTCCCAGGTCAAAGCCATCAGAGGAAGCTGGTGGTGGCTGCACCATGGACTTCGATCTGGACTTAGAAACTTCATGGCCTTTGGATCACATGGCCTTTGGCTCCAACCCCATGTCACCTTTTTTGTTCTCCACTTCCTCTGACCAACCTTACTCTCCCCTTTGGGCTTTCTCTGATGGAGAAGACCCCAAGCTTCCAGCTTCTGCCTTCTCTGATTGCCACAAGATCTTCTCTT CTGAAAAGCCAGTGGagaatgatgacaacaaaaaacTTTTGCCACCACTTGTTCCTATTTCACCAGTGGAAAATTTGGATGGTTATTGTGTAATCAAGGAAAGGATGACACAAGCACTTCGTTACTTCAAAGAGTTGACTGAATTGAATGTTCTGGCTCAAGTTTGGGCACCTGTGAAGAATGGTAATCGGTATGTGCTTACAACTTCAGGTCAACCCTTTGTTCTTGATCCACATAGTAATGGGCTCTATCAGTATAGAACGGTCTCTCTGATGTACATGTTTTCTGTGGATGGAGAGAATGATGGAAGTTTGGGACTCCCTGGTCGGGTTTTTCAGCAGAAATTACCGGAATGGACTCCCAATGTTTTGTATTATTCTAGTAAAGAGTATCCACGCCGAGATCATGCTCAACATTACAATGTTCGTGGAACGTTGGCTTTGCCTGTGTTTGAACCTTCAATACAGTCATGTGTTGGTGTATTGGAGTTGATAATGACTTCACAGAAAATTAACTATGCTCCCGAGGTTGATAAAATCTGCAAAGCCCTTGAG ACAGTAAATTTGAGGAGTTCGGAAATTTTGGATCATCCACACACTCAG ATTTGTAATGAAGGTCGTCAGAATGCATTATCAGAGATCTTGGAGATATTGACAGTGGTATGTGAAACTCACAATTTACCTCTGGCCCAGACATGGATTCCCTGTAAGCATCGAAGTGTTTTGGCCCAAGGTGGTGGTGTAAAGAAAAGTTGTTCTAGTTTTGATGGTAGATGCATGGGGAAAGTTTGCATGTCTACAACTGACATAGCATTTTATATTATAGATGCTCATTTATGGGGTTTTCGTGAGGCCTGTGTTGAGCATCACTTACAACAAGGTCAAGGGGTTGCTGGGAGGGCTTTTTTGTCCCACGGCATGTGCTTCTGTTCAAACATTACCCAATTCTACAAAACTGATTACCCCTTAGTTCATTATGCTCTCATGTTTGGGTTAACAAGCTGTTTTGCAATATGTTTACGAAGCTCTCATACAGGAAATGATGATTATGTATTAGAGTTTTTTCTGCCTCCTAGAATAACAcacattcatgaacaaaagaCTTTGTTGGGATCCATATTGGCAATAATGAAACAGCATTTCCAGAGTCTTCATATTGCTTCTGGTGTAGAACCTGAGGATGGTTCAATTGAAATTATTGAAGCAACAATCGAAAGAGTTCATACGAGGCTTGAATCTATTCCTATTGCTTCATCTATTAAATCACCACCTAGACCTGATACCTCACCAAACATGGGGGAGGAAGTGCCACAGGATCCATCAGAACAACAAATATTGATGTACTGTAATGACATCAATAATGGAGGGAGTCTTGGTGAAAATGCAGCCAGAAACATTGATCACATGCCCTCCttagagactaaaaacataaataaacccTTAGAGAGGAAACGTGGAAAAACTGAGAAATCAATTAGTCTTGAAGTCTTGCAACGTTATTTTGCTGGGAGTCTAAAAGATGCTGCAAAGAGCCTTGGTG TTTGCCCTACCACAATGAAGCGCATCTGCAGGCAGCATGGGATATCCCGTTGGCCATCTAGAAAGATCAACAAGGTTAACCGTTCCCTGTCGAAGCTCAAGCGTGTTATTGAATCTGTCCAAGGTGCTGAAGGAGCATTTGGTTTGAATTCTCTGAGCAAAAGTCCACTTCCCATTGCTGTTGGTTCCTTTCCTGAGCCTTCTACTCCAAACAAGTTCAGCCTGCCAGCCTCATTAAGTATTAATCCATCAGAGCCTCAGATCAAAGAGAATGAATTGAATGCCTCCAAAGCATTAGAAACAAACAGTCAGGCTGTAATGGAAGAAGATCGATTGCTAGGAGGCAGGACACCACATCTTGAGAAAGTAATTAACGATAAAGGTAGGCATACTCGAGAGGTTGGGAAAGAACCAAAGAGGACTAGAACTGGGAGTGGCTCAAGTGAGGATAGCACAAATCCTACTTCTCATGGTTCATGCCATGACAGTCCCCCAAATGAAAGTTCACCGGTGAAGAATATATTCATTACTTCCAATAATGATCAATGTGCTGGGCTAAAGAGATCACCAGAGTCAACATTGCAGCTAACTACTAATACGCCAAACCGGCCAGCTGCTTACCCTATGCCCGACTTTGTGGCCGCAGAACTTCAAGAGCCATTTGGTGGGATGCTAATAGAGGATGCTGGTAGTTCTAAAGACTTAAGAAATTTGTGTCCTTCAGTAGCTGAGACCATTTTGGAGGATATGGTTCCAGAAGCTTGTGGGACTAATATTCCAGGTCCAGATTTGTCTCCTAAGCAAAGCATGGGTACTCCTAACAAAGCAGTGACACCTTTTGTAGCTATGAAAGAAATGAAGACAGTGACAATCAAGGCAACATACAGAGAAGATATCATAAGATTTCGGGTCTCGTTGACCTGTGGCATTGTTGAACTGAAAGAAGAAGTTGCCAAAAGATTGAAACTAGAGGTGGGTACATTTGAAATCAAGTACCTGGATGATGATCACGAATGGGTTTTGATAGCCTGTGATGCAGACCTACAGGAGTGCATGGATGTTTCAAGATCATCAGGAAGCAAAATAATCAGGGTTTTGGTGCATGACATAACTTCAAATCTTGGAAGCTCATGCGAGAGCTCGGGGGAGTGA
- the LOC100785821 gene encoding protein NLP6 isoform X3, with protein sequence MEKTPSFQLLPSLIATRSSLLLFLGDSNSIAEKPVENDDNKKLLPPLVPISPVENLDGYCVIKERMTQALRYFKELTELNVLAQVWAPVKNGNRYVLTTSGQPFVLDPHSNGLYQYRTVSLMYMFSVDGENDGSLGLPGRVFQQKLPEWTPNVLYYSSKEYPRRDHAQHYNVRGTLALPVFEPSIQSCVGVLELIMTSQKINYAPEVDKICKALETVNLRSSEILDHPHTQICNEGRQNALSEILEILTVVCETHNLPLAQTWIPCKHRSVLAQGGGVKKSCSSFDGRCMGKVCMSTTDIAFYIIDAHLWGFREACVEHHLQQGQGVAGRAFLSHGMCFCSNITQFYKTDYPLVHYALMFGLTSCFAICLRSSHTGNDDYVLEFFLPPRITHIHEQKTLLGSILAIMKQHFQSLHIASGVEPEDGSIEIIEATIERVHTRLESIPIASSIKSPPRPDTSPNMGEEVPQDPSEQQILMYCNDINNGGSLGENAARNIDHMPSLETKNINKPLERKRGKTEKSISLEVLQRYFAGSLKDAAKSLGVCPTTMKRICRQHGISRWPSRKINKVNRSLSKLKRVIESVQGAEGAFGLNSLSKSPLPIAVGSFPEPSTPNKFSLPASLSINPSEPQIKENELNASKALETNSQAVMEEDRLLGGRTPHLEKVINDKGRHTREVGKEPKRTRTGSGSSEDSTNPTSHGSCHDSPPNESSPVKNIFITSNNDQCAGLKRSPESTLQLTTNTPNRPAAYPMPDFVAAELQEPFGGMLIEDAGSSKDLRNLCPSVAETILEDMVPEACGTNIPGPDLSPKQSMGTPNKAVTPFVAMKEMKTVTIKATYREDIIRFRVSLTCGIVELKEEVAKRLKLEVGTFEIKYLDDDHEWVLIACDADLQECMDVSRSSGSKIIRVLVHDITSNLGSSCESSGE encoded by the exons ATGGAGAAGACCCCAAGCTTCCAGCTTCTGCCTTCTCTGATTGCCACAAGATCTTCTCTT CTACTCTTTTTAGGTGATTCAAATTCAATAGCTGAAAAGCCAGTGGagaatgatgacaacaaaaaacTTTTGCCACCACTTGTTCCTATTTCACCAGTGGAAAATTTGGATGGTTATTGTGTAATCAAGGAAAGGATGACACAAGCACTTCGTTACTTCAAAGAGTTGACTGAATTGAATGTTCTGGCTCAAGTTTGGGCACCTGTGAAGAATGGTAATCGGTATGTGCTTACAACTTCAGGTCAACCCTTTGTTCTTGATCCACATAGTAATGGGCTCTATCAGTATAGAACGGTCTCTCTGATGTACATGTTTTCTGTGGATGGAGAGAATGATGGAAGTTTGGGACTCCCTGGTCGGGTTTTTCAGCAGAAATTACCGGAATGGACTCCCAATGTTTTGTATTATTCTAGTAAAGAGTATCCACGCCGAGATCATGCTCAACATTACAATGTTCGTGGAACGTTGGCTTTGCCTGTGTTTGAACCTTCAATACAGTCATGTGTTGGTGTATTGGAGTTGATAATGACTTCACAGAAAATTAACTATGCTCCCGAGGTTGATAAAATCTGCAAAGCCCTTGAG ACAGTAAATTTGAGGAGTTCGGAAATTTTGGATCATCCACACACTCAG ATTTGTAATGAAGGTCGTCAGAATGCATTATCAGAGATCTTGGAGATATTGACAGTGGTATGTGAAACTCACAATTTACCTCTGGCCCAGACATGGATTCCCTGTAAGCATCGAAGTGTTTTGGCCCAAGGTGGTGGTGTAAAGAAAAGTTGTTCTAGTTTTGATGGTAGATGCATGGGGAAAGTTTGCATGTCTACAACTGACATAGCATTTTATATTATAGATGCTCATTTATGGGGTTTTCGTGAGGCCTGTGTTGAGCATCACTTACAACAAGGTCAAGGGGTTGCTGGGAGGGCTTTTTTGTCCCACGGCATGTGCTTCTGTTCAAACATTACCCAATTCTACAAAACTGATTACCCCTTAGTTCATTATGCTCTCATGTTTGGGTTAACAAGCTGTTTTGCAATATGTTTACGAAGCTCTCATACAGGAAATGATGATTATGTATTAGAGTTTTTTCTGCCTCCTAGAATAACAcacattcatgaacaaaagaCTTTGTTGGGATCCATATTGGCAATAATGAAACAGCATTTCCAGAGTCTTCATATTGCTTCTGGTGTAGAACCTGAGGATGGTTCAATTGAAATTATTGAAGCAACAATCGAAAGAGTTCATACGAGGCTTGAATCTATTCCTATTGCTTCATCTATTAAATCACCACCTAGACCTGATACCTCACCAAACATGGGGGAGGAAGTGCCACAGGATCCATCAGAACAACAAATATTGATGTACTGTAATGACATCAATAATGGAGGGAGTCTTGGTGAAAATGCAGCCAGAAACATTGATCACATGCCCTCCttagagactaaaaacataaataaacccTTAGAGAGGAAACGTGGAAAAACTGAGAAATCAATTAGTCTTGAAGTCTTGCAACGTTATTTTGCTGGGAGTCTAAAAGATGCTGCAAAGAGCCTTGGTG TTTGCCCTACCACAATGAAGCGCATCTGCAGGCAGCATGGGATATCCCGTTGGCCATCTAGAAAGATCAACAAGGTTAACCGTTCCCTGTCGAAGCTCAAGCGTGTTATTGAATCTGTCCAAGGTGCTGAAGGAGCATTTGGTTTGAATTCTCTGAGCAAAAGTCCACTTCCCATTGCTGTTGGTTCCTTTCCTGAGCCTTCTACTCCAAACAAGTTCAGCCTGCCAGCCTCATTAAGTATTAATCCATCAGAGCCTCAGATCAAAGAGAATGAATTGAATGCCTCCAAAGCATTAGAAACAAACAGTCAGGCTGTAATGGAAGAAGATCGATTGCTAGGAGGCAGGACACCACATCTTGAGAAAGTAATTAACGATAAAGGTAGGCATACTCGAGAGGTTGGGAAAGAACCAAAGAGGACTAGAACTGGGAGTGGCTCAAGTGAGGATAGCACAAATCCTACTTCTCATGGTTCATGCCATGACAGTCCCCCAAATGAAAGTTCACCGGTGAAGAATATATTCATTACTTCCAATAATGATCAATGTGCTGGGCTAAAGAGATCACCAGAGTCAACATTGCAGCTAACTACTAATACGCCAAACCGGCCAGCTGCTTACCCTATGCCCGACTTTGTGGCCGCAGAACTTCAAGAGCCATTTGGTGGGATGCTAATAGAGGATGCTGGTAGTTCTAAAGACTTAAGAAATTTGTGTCCTTCAGTAGCTGAGACCATTTTGGAGGATATGGTTCCAGAAGCTTGTGGGACTAATATTCCAGGTCCAGATTTGTCTCCTAAGCAAAGCATGGGTACTCCTAACAAAGCAGTGACACCTTTTGTAGCTATGAAAGAAATGAAGACAGTGACAATCAAGGCAACATACAGAGAAGATATCATAAGATTTCGGGTCTCGTTGACCTGTGGCATTGTTGAACTGAAAGAAGAAGTTGCCAAAAGATTGAAACTAGAGGTGGGTACATTTGAAATCAAGTACCTGGATGATGATCACGAATGGGTTTTGATAGCCTGTGATGCAGACCTACAGGAGTGCATGGATGTTTCAAGATCATCAGGAAGCAAAATAATCAGGGTTTTGGTGCATGACATAACTTCAAATCTTGGAAGCTCATGCGAGAGCTCGGGGGAGTGA